Proteins encoded within one genomic window of Camarhynchus parvulus chromosome 14, STF_HiC, whole genome shotgun sequence:
- the RAB26 gene encoding ras-related protein Rab-26 isoform X2, translating to MLVGDSGVGKTCLLVRFKDGAFLAGSFISTVGIDFRNKVLTVDGVKVKLQIWDTAGQERFRSVTHAYYRDAHALLLLYDVTNKASFDNIQAWLTEIHEYAQQDVVLMLLGNKVDSAQDRVVKREDGEKLAKEYGVPFMETSAKSGLNVELAFTAIAKELKHRSMKLPNEPKFKLHDYVKKEVRGSGCCRS from the exons atGCTGGTGGGGGACTCGGGGGTCGGCAAGACCTGCCTGCTGGTGCGCTTCAAGGACGGCGCCTTCCTGGCCGGCAGCTTCATCTCCACCGTGGGGATCGACTTCAGG AACAAGGTGCTGACGGTGGATGGGGTGAAGGTGAAGCTGCAG ATCTGGGACACGGCCGGGCAGGAGCGCTTCCGCAGCGTCACCCACGCCTACTACCGGGATGCCCACG ccctgctcctgctctacGATGTCACCAACAAAGCCTCCTTTGACAACATCCAG GCTTGGCTGACAGAGATCCATGAATATGCACAGCAGGATGTGGTCCTCATGTTACTGGGAAACAAG GTGGATTCTGCCCAGGACAGAGTGGTGAAAAGGGAAGATGGAGAGAAGCTTGCCAAG GAGTATGGAGTGCCCTTCATGGAGACCAGCGCCAAGAGCGGCCTCAACGTGGAATTAGCATTCACAGCCATTGCCAA GGAGCTGAAGCACAGGTCCATGAAGCTGCCCAACGAGCCCAAATTCAAGCTGCACGACTATGTGAAGAAGGAAGTGCGAGGCTCGGGCTGCTGCAGGTCCTAA
- the RAB26 gene encoding ras-related protein Rab-26 isoform X1 produces MRLKRSEVMLVGDSGVGKTCLLVRFKDGAFLAGSFISTVGIDFRNKVLTVDGVKVKLQIWDTAGQERFRSVTHAYYRDAHALLLLYDVTNKASFDNIQAWLTEIHEYAQQDVVLMLLGNKVDSAQDRVVKREDGEKLAKEYGVPFMETSAKSGLNVELAFTAIAKELKHRSMKLPNEPKFKLHDYVKKEVRGSGCCRS; encoded by the exons gtgatGCTGGTGGGGGACTCGGGGGTCGGCAAGACCTGCCTGCTGGTGCGCTTCAAGGACGGCGCCTTCCTGGCCGGCAGCTTCATCTCCACCGTGGGGATCGACTTCAGG AACAAGGTGCTGACGGTGGATGGGGTGAAGGTGAAGCTGCAG ATCTGGGACACGGCCGGGCAGGAGCGCTTCCGCAGCGTCACCCACGCCTACTACCGGGATGCCCACG ccctgctcctgctctacGATGTCACCAACAAAGCCTCCTTTGACAACATCCAG GCTTGGCTGACAGAGATCCATGAATATGCACAGCAGGATGTGGTCCTCATGTTACTGGGAAACAAG GTGGATTCTGCCCAGGACAGAGTGGTGAAAAGGGAAGATGGAGAGAAGCTTGCCAAG GAGTATGGAGTGCCCTTCATGGAGACCAGCGCCAAGAGCGGCCTCAACGTGGAATTAGCATTCACAGCCATTGCCAA GGAGCTGAAGCACAGGTCCATGAAGCTGCCCAACGAGCCCAAATTCAAGCTGCACGACTATGTGAAGAAGGAAGTGCGAGGCTCGGGCTGCTGCAGGTCCTAA